Proteins from a single region of Salinibacter grassmerensis:
- the dnaN gene encoding DNA polymerase III subunit beta, with amino-acid sequence MKFTASSADLLEALNTVKGAVPSKSTMPILECILFERDGDTLRLSATDLEISIIQTVPVQFEKNGTPESTPIAVPAQRLIDTLRALPDMPIEFAADSDFEIRMDTDQGHYKMVGHDGSDYPELPELEEQHEINVEGGLLGRSIDRTAFAVSQDALRPAMMGVYFQVSEDETSVVATDGHRLVKLTLPELRADTSADFIVPEKATKLAGRIVEDDEICTVRVDGSHVSFEFSDSRVLARLIDETYPNYQSVIPDGNDRNLVVNREDMLNAVKRVGLYSSSMTNQIRLDITADTVTISAEDVERSSEAEETIHCDYDNEPMEIGFNSEYLTEVLSNVECDEVVFELSSPNRAGIVLPREGADDEDILMLIMPVMLNTYA; translated from the coding sequence ATGAAATTTACCGCCTCCAGCGCCGACCTTCTCGAAGCGCTCAACACTGTCAAGGGCGCCGTTCCGTCGAAGAGCACGATGCCCATTCTAGAGTGCATCCTCTTCGAGCGGGACGGAGACACGTTGCGTCTGAGCGCCACCGACCTCGAAATCTCGATCATCCAGACCGTGCCGGTGCAGTTCGAGAAGAACGGCACGCCGGAGAGCACCCCCATTGCGGTGCCCGCCCAGCGACTGATCGACACCCTCCGGGCGCTGCCGGACATGCCCATTGAGTTCGCGGCGGACAGCGACTTCGAGATTCGGATGGACACCGATCAGGGCCACTACAAGATGGTGGGCCACGATGGATCGGACTATCCGGAGCTACCGGAGCTGGAGGAACAGCACGAGATCAACGTGGAGGGGGGGCTCCTGGGCCGCTCCATCGACAGGACGGCCTTCGCCGTGAGCCAGGATGCCCTGCGTCCCGCCATGATGGGCGTGTACTTTCAGGTCAGCGAGGACGAAACCTCGGTGGTGGCGACCGACGGGCACCGGCTTGTCAAGCTCACCCTGCCGGAGCTCCGAGCCGACACGTCTGCGGACTTCATTGTACCGGAGAAGGCCACCAAGCTGGCCGGACGCATCGTGGAGGACGACGAGATCTGTACCGTCCGGGTAGACGGCAGTCATGTGAGCTTCGAATTCAGCGACTCTCGCGTGCTGGCCCGCCTGATCGACGAGACGTACCCCAACTACCAGTCCGTCATTCCGGACGGGAACGACCGCAATCTGGTCGTCAATCGCGAGGACATGCTCAACGCCGTCAAGCGCGTGGGGCTTTACTCTTCCAGCATGACGAACCAGATTCGGCTGGACATCACGGCCGACACCGTCACAATCTCGGCGGAGGACGTGGAGCGCTCCAGCGAGGCGGAGGAGACCATCCACTGCGACTACGACAACGAGCCGATGGAGATCGGATTCAACTCGGAGTACCTCACGGAGGTGCTCAGCAACGTCGAGTGCGACGAGGTGGTCTTCGAACTTAGCTCTCCAAATCGGGCCGGCATTGTATTGCCCCGCGAGGGTGCCGACGACGAGGACATTCTCATGCTCATCATGCCGGTGATGCTCAACACCTACGCCTAA
- a CDS encoding tetratricopeptide repeat protein — translation MNDVEEQILSYPHLSREKRQDIEAYVERNPEWAPLLEDVRSVEGLSSSVGTRPPSDALLATYVMVRHLDHDGERSARLREAFARLEARIADDEALQQEVEAAERRLKEAEAAVDPVSHFEALTEHELEIEEGADAQARDTVSSEPASSSTAASSWRGVLGGLPRLVPRAVAVAMVLVGVYGGLYGISVSTQSTLDRLAAMEVSDQVVDNYANARMRGAAPEASSGADEQYLEALSILENARISTLGLFPRYNTDRLDQARKRLGQVLEEAEPNSFLALEAHFYLGKIALAQGNVDAARTHFKTVVQREGRQTQKAYEILKALQQEYSGDRS, via the coding sequence ATGAATGACGTCGAGGAGCAGATCCTTTCGTACCCCCACCTTTCTCGAGAGAAACGGCAGGACATCGAAGCGTATGTGGAGCGAAATCCGGAGTGGGCCCCCCTGCTTGAAGACGTCCGTTCGGTCGAGGGCCTCTCGTCAAGCGTGGGCACACGCCCTCCCTCCGATGCCCTCCTTGCCACCTACGTGATGGTGCGCCACCTGGATCACGACGGAGAACGGTCGGCCCGGTTGCGGGAGGCCTTCGCCCGGCTTGAGGCGCGCATTGCGGACGATGAGGCGCTCCAGCAAGAAGTGGAAGCCGCGGAGCGTCGCCTGAAGGAAGCGGAGGCGGCCGTCGATCCGGTGTCGCACTTCGAGGCGCTCACGGAGCACGAACTGGAGATTGAGGAAGGAGCGGACGCGCAGGCGCGCGACACTGTCAGTTCGGAGCCGGCATCGTCATCGACTGCTGCCTCCTCCTGGCGGGGTGTGTTGGGGGGGCTTCCACGGCTTGTGCCACGGGCCGTGGCCGTCGCCATGGTTCTCGTGGGGGTGTACGGGGGGCTGTACGGAATTAGCGTTTCTACGCAGTCGACCCTCGACCGGCTCGCCGCCATGGAGGTCAGCGATCAAGTCGTCGACAACTACGCCAATGCGAGGATGCGCGGTGCGGCGCCGGAGGCCTCATCGGGGGCCGACGAGCAGTACCTGGAGGCGCTCTCGATTCTAGAGAACGCACGCATTTCCACACTGGGGCTGTTTCCCCGATACAACACCGACCGGCTCGATCAGGCCCGGAAACGCCTTGGGCAGGTCCTTGAGGAGGCGGAGCCCAACTCGTTCCTCGCGCTTGAGGCACACTTTTATCTCGGAAAGATCGCCCTCGCGCAAGGAAACGTTGACGCTGCACGGACGCACTTCAAGACTGTTGTGCAGCGAGAAGGCCGACAGACCCAGAAAGCGTACGAGATCCTGAAAGCTCTTCAGCAGGAATACAGCGGAGACAGGTCGTAG